From the Diadema setosum chromosome 6, eeDiaSeto1, whole genome shotgun sequence genome, the window atTGACACTTTCTAGAACATTCCATATTGGATGAACTATTTTctttcacatgcatgtactgtagctaaACCAAATAGAAACTTCTCCACTATATATATTTGGTCAacctatatacatatacatgtacatgtacatgtacatgcacacattcaagcaactatacaatatataatatctaCCAGAATGTACATTAATGACACTCACACATACCAAACCTCCCTGGGAGCTATCACCTTGTACGACACAtgcatagtaaaaaaaaaaaaaaagtctttccaggatctatttcatgaaaaagaaaaacaaaaaacaacaacacacacacacaaaaaaaaaacaacaacaacacacacacaaaaaaaaacacaccaatgTTCGGTATAAGACAATACAGAAATTATTCAGAATGAGTGGTACCTATCCCATTTCAACACCACGTCTTGTTAAACGTAAATTTCAGACTCTTTTCTCAAAGAGAGCCAAACTTCCACATATTGAAGCTTACAATTATTCTACAGTATGCTTTCTTAAGGCACTATGGGAAAACCCGAACGTCATACATAGCCGATTACATTCAGGGTGGCTATTcaattaatttaaaagcaattaAATCTCCAGTCTATTGTGGGTCTATTCTAGAAAAGAGCGCTATACCCCTTTTAATGCATGCACAAACAATATGTAATTACATAGAGATAATGGGATGATTGTATAGTTTCGGTAGAGTTGAGTGTTTTAGTTTTAAATTTTCGCGAGAAGACTATACctcttatatgaaatatcaaagaacatacaattctaagaggaatttaaggttttctttcatgaaaattggtttgaaatggttGATAAATCCCCAATAAAATGGTTCTAATGAAAGGTGTACCCCAACTTTAACACCGTAAAAGaacctttttgttttatttttttatatctcggccattttcaaaaccaatttacgttaaataaacttttagttcatcatataattatatgacctttgatattttcatatagGCATTTTCTGATATCATACTTTCTAATGCAACTCATGATATCAACTGTCGTATTCACATGTAGGTAAATATACAAATACCGTTATTTAAAGtgtgtcattcattcattcattcattcatttattaatttttccatttccaacagaaacatatatatgcgacagtgcatcacaaaatctaTACAAAAAAAGTCGCAagccttgattttacatgaggattCAAAAAGGTGAAACTGGTCAACGAAGTCAATATTGAGTTTGAAACACAACGACATGACATGACTTGACAGAAAGGTATACCATTGAGAGTAATTAAACACAGCAGGATaatggaaagaaatgaaagaaagcaaaaaaaaaaaaaaggaaaggaaagaaagtaaATGCCCACAAgctgaacatcgggatcgtAAAAGGGAATTAAGGTGCTTATGAGCTCAAGCAGCTGAGCAAAGTTTGAACAGATAAGATGAtgtaaaaattacaaaatgatgaattcaatgattgacgatgaaccctaTAGGTTGGAAAAACCAGCCAGCTAATGAATACATCTCAGtgggaatttaaaaaaaaaaattaacatgcgCTTAAAGAAATTACATGATaggttttttcttttattatcgCAGTTTACAGAATTCCGGAAGCCAGGGtaggtgtatataaatgtattttgagccacTAAAGTTCTCAGAACGGgaaaatgaaactcattagatcgcctggtgggataataGCGAAGAGATTAATTTCGTGGCAACACTGAACCAAAGAtcctgggaagtgcatttgtgttaaaattaaacataaactgattAATAaggtttttcttagaggccccttttcatttcttgatatcctttctacactcttcactttcaagtctaataacttttgaaaggatgatgctactgctttaaaagttggcattaatcatggacagaatgtgatGATATAACATGTTCAATTTTAGCTTAATCTAAAAATCCCTTATCTATTgctgttgctccggtggtttacatcctttgttttgtccctttcgTCGCATAGCTAGCACTTCctgataaagattaagcgcttgaatagaccctgtacttcagagcctcttttctctgttcacactttcccagattgtgtgctttctttccagtatttggATAGGTTAAGGGGTCCattatttgaattgagttatactgtacatcatttaaaaacttagagtctgctctttcagaatctgccctttcCTAGAATTCCATGTTTGGCGATTTTTTTTGgggttggttttgtgatgcggggtcataattctttttttttcagaaatgggATACataaattttagcataataattataaagaataaatttacaaaatgcTGTAAGTATAGAGAAATGCtagaaatggggaggaatgcagTGCTTAAATACGGTGCATTCTCCCACACGTAATACAACAatatgattgattgactgatataCGTAAAAagtgtaaaaacaaaaaggaactaAGACACTATAACTTAGCTAACTTAACAAACATCCTGAACAAATCCCTACACCAAGACCTGTCATGCAGgaagagaggaaagagagagagagagagagtatgtgtgtctttgtataattatgtgtgaaACTTACTTAGTGGAGTaaagataaaagacaaaaaagataGAAGAAGACCATAACAAGACGAGAGCTTGATGGATTAATGGAGCCGCTCCtccgtgattttaacagaaaataagaTTGGAATTTCCAATTATTAGAATATTAGCATAATGAAATGTGACTGTCATTGATGATGTCTGTATAAGTGATTGTGTGAAAAGAACtcttttaaaattgattttagaTAATCCCGTTTTTACTTTAGACTTGAATatacaatattttcaaaatattttaacaAATTTAGATAATCAAGCAAATTAACAAATATTCTTCAGGGGatatttcttgtgtttgttAATTACATTTCTTGCATCTCTCTATCATACCTTGACACATGTTACTATGATACTCATTAACACTGATTTCACTTTCGTTATGTACTTCCATGGATTtgagtataaagaaaatacaaacgcGGTACCAACCATGACATATACCACGATTTAGCCATTGGAATAGTCCtacaacattttttgtttgttttgtaacttTTTAACGAAAACAATCTTAAGATTCCACCAAAAATGTACATCTGATCGTTgaattttaattctaaaagtACGAAAGCCCTTCCAATATACCATCTTTACCCTCCACCTTCTGGCTATGTCCACTGTTAACACTCTATTAGTACATAGTGAAGACATAGTGAAGGGGGAAAAAGATTGGACAGACGTCACTCTATGAGCCATTTTCAGCGAAATGTAGAGTAACGATAATACTTTTACTCGAACGCACTAATAAGAAAGTCACAAGAATTCACTAATATGATTCAGAGGTATGTTTTATCTATGTCTGGAAAACAAGCAGGATAAGCGTGATAATGTTCAAGACTCGTCATTGCTGGTCATAATCATATAATTCTTATTGTATTATATATGTGAcggtgcacctcaaaacgaacataaagtcgcacacactgattttgcgtgaggactgaaaataagtgaaatgggtcaacctagccaaatttaactttttcatattttctgaaagagcgggtcttcttttacattatgctaagatttggtatcataaaacggacagaaaagtgttttttttttttagcagtttatctcgaattttttggtagaatagtgtgattaggtgtgtctttagaatccctttttcatttctggaaaaccttgtccacactcttcactttcaactctaataacttttgaaaggatagtgctactgctttgaaagttggcattaattatggacagaatatgctaatgaggcatgtttaatttcagttcaatctgataatcccttcattagacgttttcacatcagcccgatgtttcgaaatagcgcgctcttttctgacttgggaaattttcccgatagcgaaatagcgcgctatttgataatgtgaacacaaattaacgcgctaattgtattgctctgatcgagaaaatttctcgagtccaactcgggaaatttcttaaatagcgggatagtagcgcgctatttgataatgagaaaacgactcgagaaattagcgcgatgcatccccttatgcctagcgtgtgtgacccgatcaatcgaggcaaactgcacacaaatcacgaggaatttttgagagggcacacacattacttaaatatgctgtttgcacatactcagctgtcgaattagctcgacaAAAATTCGGGCtgattctcttcgggctgatgtgaataagaaatgaaatagcccGCTAActcgcaatcgcgaaaaatttctcgagcttggatttttatcgggctgatgtgaaaacgcctattgttgttactctggtggtttacttcgtgtttgtttgtcccattcatcgcacagccagcacgatttggtaaagattaagcgcttgaatagacactgtacttcagagcctcttttctcagttcacacttttcctgagtttgtgctttctttccaatatttagataggttaggagagtccatttggcttgagttatacatcatttcaaagcttaaagtctgctctttcaaaatatggtcctaactaaaaattcatgtctggcgactttttgtttgttttgaggtgcagggtcacatatgatatatatatatatattatatatatatatatatatatatatatatatatatgtaatgtagagagagagagagagaaaggaaggggGGTTTATAGGTCATTCTCCTCCCTAAGTCATATTAACTTTGCTACAGATCCAACAAACAGActtgaaggaaaaaaacaaaatggaaacgGAAATACATAATGACCAATACGAACCAAGAAGGAAATAATAGACAGTATACTGGGACTGTGGTAAAGTAGTTCAAATTGTTGCGGATTTTAGCAactagtcaatgtacccgtAGAGTGCTGAATCAGCCGAAGTGGGGcatagagagggggggggggggggggctatgatgaagtacatgtatcatgcccagaaatcctctatgggGATTCCCCGAGAAATGGTCAAGTTCACTGGGTCAACggaggtcaaataactgtttttgCGCTACTCCTAGGTCCGATCTTGGCCAGACTTGCTGGaagcataagtaggcctacacctgggAAATCCCCATTGAGAATATTTGTGGGGGAAATATGTCATACCGAGGTGCCACCGCATGTACCAATGCAGCCAAGTTAAGAAAAGTAAGAAATCAATATAGCGCCGtctatcgggtgtctgattattgcagctgacgaagattagttatttgacctttgaccccagtggccttgacctttccaaaaatgaacccctcaagggcaatttcgcggtcaacctgcatccacccactaagtttgatggagatcggaccaaggacccgggaggagtagaggaacaaacggacagacaaacagacagacagacagacaaacgttgctcgaattatagtatgattCATCTCTGACACGTTGCCAGTGCAGTTAAAATGGCTGAAAAGACAGCGagcaaaatgaaagtaatcatgtgaaaaaaaagtaggaTTCATCATCATAAGGATATTTGATATGTAGAAGACGATTTTAAACCCTtggaggatggtttgattttgctacatcaGGCATTTTCCATAAAcatttgcccgagtatactcaagaCTCGTCTAAAAGTTCAAGTTGCGCACGCGATTTTCAAGTTGCTCCATGTCATACTGGTTGTGCATCTCTGCCATCTCTCCCCGCAGATCACGTGTGAGTAGGCGATCCATGTCTGTTACGTTTGAGATGACGTAATTAAGTTTGGTGAGCGCCGCCTCTGGGGTGATATCGGAGAGGGGGATTACCCCTGCTCTTAGCACGGCCTTGGTAAACAAAGAtgaataacaaacaaattaGCAAACTAATAACGGGGAAGAAAAACTTGCATGTGTTTCACCTCTGAGAACATGCAGTGGCGATAACTATGGAATTCTTATCATGCATATAAAATTCAAAACGTTATCTCATTGAAATAAAGGTAGAGATCTTTGTGCGATGTTGAAATCGGGTTCCAAGCATTTCCTTCAAAATACGAGTATGGTTTAAGAACCAACATGTAATTAAATCAGATTTTGAGACGCCATATCATGTACATTGAAAACAACATTTCGGGTAAAATTTTACAGCGAAAATTGAAAacatgcgcgcgcgcgcacacacacacacacacacacgcacacgcgcaCACAAATCCCGCTTTTGAGTataaaataaaggaaatgatgGAAACTGACAAGTCCGTTTTCCCACCCGGCATGTATATACTTTTAGTAAGTCATAATGACGTGGTTATCCCCTTTTTGTATTAATTTGTGACGGATCTAATAAATGCCGTAATTGTGTAGGTGATATTtgcattaacatttttttttctttccacagAGTGAGCGACTAAAATGATCTAAGAAATTTCAagttcaaaaatatatttcaaaattttatggaATATGTGCTATGGGTTTCAGATGAGACACGTATTTGCATGGAGGTCGGAACAAAATTATTGCGTACCGTAACAACTGAATAAAAGAGCAAAAATagatctttgtttgtttttgtttcgacGTTTGATTCAAAATCATTTGAAATGATTACACTTACAACAAGCACGTCAGTGCACATATGAAAATGTAATAACCGTTCATCTTTGTAACtttgatttataccaaatttgATTATTACTGATAATGCACACGCCATCAAACAAACTGTATTATCAAGAACTTTGATAATTTGAGACATTATCGGCCTCCATGACTCTCGTGCAGaaagatattttcatcttttagtTTTACAGTGTCTCCCTCGCTCAGGCAACATAACATTTGAGAAGAAACCACATCAGGTGTGTGTTTTTTCGATCTCCAGACCCAGGGAGGTGATTTTCCTACCTGATCTTATCCTATAATCCTCTAGTCTATTCCTGACTTTATTTAATATTAGAAAGGTGGAATTTACCCCAAATATCAGGtaagtggattgagtgaaagcatcaactctagtagaacacatcagtgagtttgaggaatatcggacaatccgctcaaaagttgtgatttttttatttttcattttgggaCAAGACTACCGGATCACAAGAATGCAGATCATGTACTACggtaatgaaagaaaatcttaagaaaatactgaaaaaaaaaaacatttcatattagaagtacacattccctgccagtggacttgttactgatgtgtTAAGGGTAAAAATAATTATTCTCTCTTCTGTCGCAAAAATGTGAGTCTAGCACTCTTTCATtataattatggtagaaaagtacaaatgtgaaattatgaattgtctttataatttctttacTTTGAAATGCATTAGGTAATGCTGTGACCTTTGGTAGTATTCTGATCCAGTGGtttagtaaaagaaaaaaaaatagataaaaaaaaaaacttccaaaatgcaaaagtcatgaacggattgtccgattttcctcaaactttcagttaAGTATTTTACTAATATCATTGCTCCATTCACTCAATCGACATGCATTTTAGgatttcattttcctttaaaaacaaCACTCACGTCTCCCGTTTCGTAAGACGCTTCGACTTTTCCGTGAGGAACCTGGGTGCAGTTTACAATTAGTTTGCCGCCCTCTACGGCATTCTGAATCTCGCTCAAGATGTCTTGGCGATTTGATGGCACGTTTCCCGCGCCGAAAGTCATCAGCACCACGCCCTTGATGTCACCACGGAGATTCGCCCTCACCTATTCATGGTTGAATTATGTAAGACCGCGATTCAGTTGTATACGGGACGTAAATAATATTAAACAATCaattctatatcattttcgaaGTTGAATAAACCGTTGACTGGATTGACCCTTCCATTGCGATTATTTAAGGGTGGAGTCAGTCTGTCACgaaatgaacagaaaatgacAGTACGGATCTTTGATTTATTATCGCGCAAGGTTGTCCCAGAGCTTGGTCAAAAGATTATCAACAACCTGTAACtgtttatgtgccatggtgtaaaccctctgtgtgccacaTCATTCTGAGAATGCAACGCAGTCATGCTTTGggaatacgttttttttttgttttttttttttttcaaatcaatgtaACTTTTATGGATTTTAGTTACCCTGAACATGTAAGGAGCAAAGATGAACAGAAAGTGCCAAACTTTAATGTATAAATATTATGGTAAATCTATAAGTGCTtgtctttcaaatgaccagtagctaaaTTTTTGTAGAGACACGACTTTTGCACACGAAACAATTATTCATACTAAGAATTCACTCACAAATCCAGTTTTGTTAGGAAAGACCCCTtcatagtcaatcaccacataaaatgcaagatACATGCGATAGGAAAACACGCAAAAAGATCGTCAAAAACCGCACAttatttggtctcaaaagttgcgcgatacttaaaagaaaaaagtcataaaatgtcgcggcgagagcatcacgcgttgcggaataatcacgcgaaacgtcgggggggggggggcaaaatgcccccccccccaccggtgggaatagggttaagaAAGTCACCACCGTACCATGGATAAAGTTATGGACATGATAATAATGCATTTTACTTGTACATTACTAATGGGGAACATGGGAGAAAATCTGTATATTATACAATCTATTTCCGGCAACTAACCGTGTCGAGTGCCATGTATTTATCTAATGCCCCAAACTCACCGGGTCGATGGTACATGTTATGAACTTTTGCCTCAAACTCATCCTGCCGAGGGTCGTGTTATAAACCGACTGTTGCCCCATACTTACCGTGTCGAAGGTTGTGTTTATACCAAACAATGCCCCAAACTCACCGTGTCGAGGGTGATGGTGGGATACATCCAAAGGAGGGTGACTTTGGCAGTCATGTTCGCCTTTATACTGAACTCTCTACCAGGAACAGGTTGACGAACATCATTCCAGTTCACTATTAAACATGATGGGATGAACGAATTTAATGTCACATTGGGATAAAACAATAGAAGATGAAGGACGCTGCTTATAAAGAAGCCATTTTTTATTACTGAAATAGCCTGGATTTTCCATGAACTGTCTGAGTTCACCTTctgacatatattttttttttcaattgattctttttttttttaattcgaatTTAGTTTGACATCACACAATATTTTGCAATGACACGAATACAAACAATGAGATTGGGTAAATCCATTCACACATAAAAGagtttaaaaacaaacagaagccTATACTAAGCATGCATTGAACAGTTTTACAAAACAAAGTTAGACGTAAGTCTTGCAGTACAAAATTGACCTTGATCAGCTGATTGAGCTCAAAAACTTCTGCTTCATCGTTGAAAATAGACGATGAAAGAGCACCATGATACGAAAGCGTGCAGAATTAAAATTTAGAATCTAATAAAGCATTCGTTTCATTTGATCGAACAAAGTCTTTACTATTATGTGTTACTATTTTTATAGACTTTGAACAGATCTATTCCCAAGACATCATTATTTAAGAATCAGGTTCAAAAGTAGTAAAAGTTCTATAATGATTTATGAGAGTAAATAGATAataaaaatgacatgagtgaaaaaaatgtatattttcacaTACCCCATTTCCTCAATTAGGCCTAAATATCATtacgtttttgttttcttttctttttttttttaagtgcaaaCAAAACCACCATCCTCCCATATTGAAGCTCAAGGGGATGCCGTTGGTCTATATTGAAGGGCCCGGTGAGTCACCTTCGATGTTGTCTTCCAAGGTGGCGAGTGGTTTGAAGTTCGGGGAGTCGAAAGCATCCAGTTTGGAGCAGGACATTTTCATGCTTCTATTGCCACGGATCAGCTTGTTGTT encodes:
- the LOC140229531 gene encoding L-asparaginase-like, which codes for MENKATPKILVIYTGGTVGVKKVNNVYIPVKDYLPDFIRNTPTVYGRQTASIQSLSTFDLTNREGSHILYSILEWDTIKDSSNINAEDWKHMAKDIRRYYTVFDGFVILHGTDTMTYTASALSFMLDNLAKPVVITGAQIPIAEFRSDGENNMLGALAMASTRHDDGRVIAEVCIFFNNKLIRGNRSMKMSCSKLDAFDSPNFKPLATLEDNIEVNWNDVRQPVPGREFSIKANMTAKVTLLWMYPTITLDTVRANLRGDIKGVVLMTFGAGNVPSNRQDILSEIQNAVEGGKLIVNCTQVPHGKVEASYETGDAVLRAGVIPLSDITPEAALTKLNYVISNVTDMDRLLTRDLRGEMAEMHNQYDMEQLENRVRNLNF